The Geoanaerobacter pelophilus genome includes a region encoding these proteins:
- a CDS encoding PilW family protein: MTLRNDRGFTLVELIVSMAVFIFVIMITTDAFNLILLQTSKLMQSEESNIEGIVGLEQFRHDLQQSGFGLPYAFVNSDGTASANDPQYEEAKDSPASDYNDAPSGIPRAIMSGNDLTGVGNIVTGSDYLVLRGTSLAKSAASQKWTYVSYSSTSPKPHAWQSSGENFVKNDWVIALRRAFTNGKYVNQLVLDPDILPSVTSNLYYSFTYDPTGFLTPVAFNPSTKNDIFFIYGIAAKDLDDISMPFNRTDYFVLRPAEAKSMPASCAPNTGILYKGNINQEDGKTNYSLPLMDCIADMQVIYGWDLKSGGASGTDGLIDTYSRADGGAVSGEASIAEVKGCLGTDAQQPGYPAAPECIRTSLKLVKVFILAQNGKKDPNYTSPASYQLFDTGESTLGRTYALGNSMRNYRWKVYKLVVRPKNLTSNN; the protein is encoded by the coding sequence ATGACTTTACGAAACGACCGAGGTTTTACACTGGTTGAACTGATTGTGTCGATGGCGGTCTTTATTTTCGTCATCATGATAACAACAGATGCTTTTAACCTGATACTTTTGCAGACATCAAAGCTGATGCAGAGCGAAGAGAGCAATATTGAAGGAATCGTAGGGCTGGAGCAGTTTAGGCATGACTTGCAGCAGTCAGGTTTTGGGCTGCCTTATGCCTTTGTCAACTCTGATGGCACTGCTTCTGCTAATGATCCACAGTACGAGGAGGCCAAGGATTCTCCTGCTTCAGATTACAATGATGCGCCAAGCGGGATACCGAGAGCTATTATGTCCGGCAACGATCTCACTGGCGTCGGCAATATAGTGACAGGTTCGGATTATCTAGTTCTTCGTGGAACATCCTTGGCAAAGTCAGCAGCATCACAAAAATGGACATATGTTAGTTATTCTTCAACTTCTCCTAAACCTCATGCATGGCAATCATCAGGGGAGAACTTTGTCAAAAATGACTGGGTGATTGCCTTGAGACGGGCATTTACCAATGGTAAATATGTAAATCAGCTTGTTTTAGATCCAGATATCCTTCCAAGTGTAACCTCAAATCTCTATTATTCTTTTACTTATGATCCAACAGGATTCCTAACGCCGGTTGCATTTAATCCGTCTACTAAAAATGATATTTTTTTCATCTATGGCATTGCGGCAAAAGACTTAGATGACATCAGCATGCCTTTCAACAGGACAGACTACTTTGTTCTGCGCCCCGCTGAAGCCAAAAGCATGCCGGCCTCTTGCGCTCCAAACACTGGGATCTTGTATAAGGGTAACATTAATCAAGAAGATGGGAAAACCAATTATTCCCTACCTCTAATGGATTGCATAGCCGATATGCAGGTGATATACGGGTGGGATCTTAAAAGTGGAGGAGCATCTGGCACTGATGGATTGATCGATACCTATTCCCGAGCTGATGGTGGCGCGGTTAGTGGTGAGGCATCAATTGCTGAAGTGAAGGGATGTTTAGGGACAGACGCGCAACAGCCTGGATATCCCGCAGCGCCGGAATGTATTCGGACAAGTCTCAAGCTGGTCAAGGTGTTTATTCTGGCCCAGAATGGCAAAAAGGACCCAAATTACACCAGCCCTGCAAGCTACCAGCTTTTTGATACCGGTGAATCGACGCTTGGCCGCACCTACGCCTTGGGAAACAGCATGAGAAATTACCGCTGGAAGGTATATAAACTTGTAGTCCGGCCAAAGAATCTTACCAGCAATAATTGA
- a CDS encoding pilus assembly PilX N-terminal domain-containing protein, with protein sequence MKLLKNEQGVALVTALMLTLISLGIIMALLTMITSGAKLSGAQKRYRTAMEAAHGGTEVAMKDILPMILRNYSETNLVSQVESGFSGIGLQVATTKTCLQAKLTTPIAQWPSDCSSAMSPRQSPDMSFTLQATAGDPYKVYAKIIDTVSGNSDLSGLQLEGSGVAESSPILTPQHFPYLYRVEVQGERSSNAREQANISALYAY encoded by the coding sequence ATGAAACTCCTGAAAAATGAGCAGGGTGTGGCGCTGGTTACTGCCCTTATGCTTACCCTCATATCCTTGGGGATCATTATGGCTCTTCTCACCATGATAACCTCTGGGGCAAAGCTCTCTGGAGCGCAAAAAAGGTACCGTACAGCGATGGAGGCTGCTCATGGCGGGACCGAGGTTGCCATGAAAGATATCTTGCCGATGATTCTCAGAAACTATTCTGAAACAAACCTTGTATCACAGGTGGAGAGCGGTTTCAGCGGTATTGGGCTTCAAGTTGCAACCACTAAAACATGTCTTCAAGCTAAACTTACAACACCCATAGCACAGTGGCCATCAGATTGCAGCTCAGCAATGAGTCCCAGACAGAGCCCTGATATGAGTTTTACCCTTCAAGCTACTGCAGGAGATCCATATAAAGTTTACGCAAAGATAATTGATACGGTTTCAGGGAATTCCGATCTAAGCGGACTGCAGCTTGAAGGGTCTGGGGTTGCTGAGAGCTCACCCATTCTAACTCCACAGCATTTCCCCTATCTTTACCGGGTCGAGGTTCAGGGGGAGCGTTCGTCAAATGCCAGGGAGCAGGCCAATATCTCGGCACTGTATGCTTATTGA
- a CDS encoding helix-turn-helix transcriptional regulator: MKSKNSVKKIREAKLMSKAELSRLAGVSPVTIDRIEDGKECRVETKRKIILALGFSLAEKDKVFQE, encoded by the coding sequence ATGAAAAGTAAGAACAGCGTAAAAAAAATCAGAGAAGCTAAGTTGATGAGCAAGGCTGAGTTATCGAGACTTGCCGGGGTATCTCCGGTCACCATTGATCGCATTGAAGACGGGAAGGAATGCAGAGTGGAGACCAAGAGAAAGATAATACTGGCGCTCGGCTTTTCTCTTGCCGAAAAGGACAAGGTTTTTCAGGAATAA
- the pilM gene encoding type IV pilus biogenesis protein PilM: MLFQRKKDILGIDIGSSSVKLVQLKQQKNGYSLVNLGLLPLPPEAIVDNALMDSSSIVESVKNLIKSLNIKDKEIACSVSGNSVIIRKILLPAMPPEELEEQIQWEAEQYIPFDVNDVNIDFQLLAQDENDLSKMNVLLVASKKDIINDYTTVFSEAGLKLVVMDVDSFAVQNIFEFNYDTDPDEVYALINVGASIMNINIVRGGISLFTRDVQMGGNLYTEEIQKQFALSRDDAERVKLTGDIQEPERLSDVIDRINDTLAIEIRRSLDFYNSNASDGKISKVFLSGGCSKTSKLAEAVSERLGMPVEILNPFQKIKFSEKEFDPEYLQAIAPLMTVVTGLATRRSGDKW, encoded by the coding sequence ATGTTATTCCAACGAAAAAAGGACATTCTCGGGATTGATATAGGTTCCAGTTCCGTGAAGCTTGTTCAGCTAAAACAGCAGAAAAATGGCTACAGCCTTGTGAATCTCGGGCTGCTGCCCCTACCTCCTGAGGCAATTGTCGATAATGCCCTTATGGACAGCTCATCTATCGTGGAGAGTGTTAAGAACCTTATAAAAAGCCTCAATATTAAAGATAAGGAGATCGCCTGCTCTGTATCAGGGAATTCGGTCATTATCAGGAAAATATTGCTTCCTGCAATGCCGCCAGAAGAGCTTGAAGAGCAGATTCAGTGGGAGGCCGAACAGTATATTCCTTTTGATGTCAACGATGTTAATATTGATTTCCAGCTGCTTGCCCAGGACGAGAATGACCTTTCAAAAATGAACGTGCTGCTTGTGGCCAGCAAAAAAGACATAATTAATGACTACACCACAGTCTTCAGCGAGGCCGGGTTGAAACTTGTGGTAATGGATGTCGATTCTTTTGCTGTTCAGAATATATTTGAGTTTAATTATGATACCGACCCCGACGAAGTGTATGCCCTGATAAATGTAGGCGCCAGCATTATGAACATTAATATAGTCAGGGGTGGGATCTCTTTGTTCACCCGTGATGTTCAGATGGGCGGTAATCTTTATACAGAAGAGATTCAGAAACAGTTTGCTTTATCACGTGATGATGCAGAGCGTGTCAAGCTCACTGGTGACATTCAGGAGCCTGAGCGACTGAGTGACGTAATAGACAGGATCAACGACACCCTGGCGATAGAGATTCGCAGATCGCTTGACTTCTATAACTCAAATGCAAGTGATGGGAAAATTTCCAAGGTGTTTTTAAGCGGTGGTTGTTCAAAGACTTCTAAACTTGCCGAAGCTGTGAGTGAACGTCTTGGAATGCCTGTTGAGATATTGAATCCATTCCAGAAAATTAAATTTAGCGAGAAAGAGTTTGACCCTGAATACCTTCAGGCAATTGCGCCGTTAATGACAGTTGTTACTGGCTTGGCGACAAGGAGGTCCGGGGATAAATGGTAA
- a CDS encoding PilN domain-containing protein has protein sequence MVRINLLPVRTNKKKETAKQQVLIFALVVAGCLVACISVYSLTLAKIAATKQEIGKSEKEIAILKTKIGEIDNIKKLQDEVRRKLDVLNQLRKNKTGPASRLAHICDAIPEKVWLTKYVESSAATSLAGVAYNEELIAELMRNLMATGDFSNVELQVSEQYEVVGVKAKRFELICTLKPVQSIAPKDGGAPKK, from the coding sequence ATGGTAAGAATTAATCTACTCCCTGTCAGGACAAATAAAAAGAAAGAGACTGCTAAACAGCAGGTTCTTATTTTCGCGCTTGTTGTAGCTGGGTGCTTGGTTGCTTGCATAAGCGTTTATTCGCTTACCCTAGCGAAGATTGCGGCCACAAAGCAGGAAATCGGCAAATCTGAAAAAGAGATTGCGATTCTGAAAACTAAAATAGGCGAAATCGATAACATCAAGAAACTCCAGGACGAAGTGAGACGGAAACTTGATGTTCTCAATCAGCTTCGTAAAAACAAGACCGGGCCTGCAAGCAGGCTTGCTCATATATGCGATGCCATACCCGAAAAAGTATGGCTGACAAAATATGTCGAAAGCAGTGCCGCGACTTCATTGGCTGGCGTTGCATACAACGAAGAACTGATTGCCGAGTTGATGCGCAACCTTATGGCAACCGGCGATTTTTCTAATGTTGAACTCCAGGTGTCAGAGCAGTATGAAGTTGTTGGCGTAAAAGCAAAGAGATTTGAACTTATTTGCACTCTGAAGCCGGTTCAATCAATTGCCCCTAAGGATGGAGGTGCTCCCAAGAAGTAA
- a CDS encoding type 4a pilus biogenesis protein PilO — MDPNIEKILKLPAKQKLAILLLVVIAIGAGFFFGLQQPKLKELKAQQDTLAKIHDQVQEKKKIADQLPKYRAEYAKLQKDLDSALTELPNQKEIPSLLTSITNVGKAAGLDFLLFRPKPEVAKGFYAEVPVDIIVSGGFMNIANFFIAVGNLPRIVNIGDVNFADIKYDKDKGRTNLRVTCLATTFRFLDKKEIKDDKKKK; from the coding sequence ATGGATCCGAATATTGAAAAAATTCTGAAGCTTCCAGCCAAACAGAAGTTAGCTATTCTTCTACTGGTAGTTATCGCTATCGGCGCTGGCTTCTTTTTCGGCCTTCAACAGCCAAAGTTAAAAGAGTTGAAGGCCCAGCAGGACACTCTGGCTAAGATCCATGACCAGGTTCAGGAGAAGAAAAAAATTGCGGATCAGTTACCTAAGTACCGAGCTGAATATGCAAAGCTTCAAAAGGACCTTGATAGCGCTCTGACCGAGCTTCCGAACCAGAAAGAGATCCCATCCCTATTGACCAGTATAACCAATGTCGGGAAAGCGGCAGGGTTGGATTTTTTGCTTTTTAGGCCAAAGCCCGAAGTCGCCAAAGGGTTTTATGCAGAAGTTCCTGTTGATATAATAGTTTCCGGTGGGTTCATGAATATTGCCAACTTTTTCATTGCTGTGGGCAATCTCCCAAGAATCGTCAATATTGGAGATGTGAACTTTGCCGACATCAAATATGACAAGGATAAGGGGCGTACTAATCTGCGTGTCACCTGTCTTGCAACGACATTCCGATTCCTGGACAAGAAAGAGATCAAGGATGACAAGAAGAAGAAATAG
- a CDS encoding pilus assembly protein PilP, with the protein MTRRRNSLKIAFLLLALIAGATGCKKEENAAPSPAKAAKPAQQVVQKQMTSAGGVVAKGVQKQPSSSKGQVKAIQQQSSSIKRVAINESQIDFSNRKDPFKPFIVQPVMPVKKGVTSANQNALPIQSFDVNKFMLAGIIAGLKENRALIVDPYRKGYVVKAGMLLGNNNGRITKISNNAVEVLEQFRDDNGILRKRTVRLVLPQKK; encoded by the coding sequence ATGACAAGAAGAAGAAATAGTCTCAAGATCGCCTTCCTGTTACTGGCTTTAATAGCTGGAGCTACTGGATGCAAAAAGGAGGAGAACGCCGCGCCTTCTCCAGCCAAGGCCGCCAAGCCTGCACAACAGGTTGTGCAAAAGCAAATGACATCTGCAGGTGGGGTTGTGGCAAAGGGTGTTCAAAAACAGCCATCTTCTTCAAAAGGACAGGTTAAAGCGATTCAGCAGCAGAGTTCGTCAATCAAGCGTGTCGCAATCAATGAGTCGCAAATAGATTTCTCCAACAGAAAAGACCCTTTCAAGCCTTTCATTGTCCAACCTGTAATGCCTGTTAAAAAAGGAGTTACATCGGCCAATCAAAATGCCCTTCCCATACAGAGCTTTGATGTTAACAAGTTCATGCTTGCTGGAATCATTGCCGGCCTTAAAGAAAATCGCGCCTTGATTGTGGATCCTTATCGCAAAGGGTATGTGGTCAAGGCTGGGATGTTGCTGGGTAACAACAATGGCCGTATAACAAAAATCTCGAATAATGCCGTAGAGGTTCTCGAACAGTTCCGTGATGATAATGGGATACTTCGTAAACGTACTGTGCGGCTTGTTCTGCCTCAGAAAAAGTAA
- the pilQ gene encoding type IV pilus secretin family protein: protein MRKHPFSKLLTHALTVVGMILALWTGLASAAVDKGADSPALLKAINASPDGYQVEIAADRALTFTYYKTSNPHRAVIDLAQADAGELPKNMEVNAGIIKRINVTKHTFGAGFLSRVEIVLAADEEFTVTPNPEDKGRLVIAFTKPQAAQSVKPEEQKQDEVKVSEKAAESAPVVPAVTAAVAPASPKTAASPDAQPGKNEANAQSASPAATLVASEKSDSAVIEVTAVEALKDSIEIKIKGQVSFKSFRMNKPDRLVVDVFGAKTSIKAQAIDLNSFGVGKVRIGINPDKVRLVFDAAKDKLLPSQVTTGDAGLKVIFSPVGESNESKVKEAPIAEVPPAQTEATTVKKNLKSRGAGVVEAIDFEVKGDNSLITVTVSGSCEPGRPVKVAKGMTLTFKNCQISRKLQRFIDSGSFPSVVQGITPLSIKRKNSNDTRLIVQLRADAPNKLTQSGEKYVWEFKNTKLPPAKVDKNVPELLSGDVKPQKSFIGEPSENELAGETGVEILADDKANSFVPKVVSKKKYTGRRVSLEFSDAEVRKIFQLIAEVSNLNFLIADDVTGTISIKLVNVPWDQALDVILESKNLEMKREGNIVQIKPKGKFKSAQIEEQEAKKAQERALPLVTEIFDVNFADIGEVQAQFEKIRSERGVITKDGRTNRVIVKDVQPAIEEMKFLLKNVDMPEKQVLIEARIVEATSTFSRDLGVQWGLHYKDGSASMAGINSIDTGWGGVIGITPPTSGFNSSSTSGASMGLSFGKLTSNIQLDLRLSAAANAGLVKIVSSPKVVTLNNKQAKISQGQAIYLPSTSAEGTKQDKVDATLSLEVTPHITPDGTISMKITAKNDAPGTAPSGATAAVNKKEANTELLVKNGETTVIGGIYVDSDTESDSGVPYLMDIPLLGWFFKSNTKVKTKTELLIFITPRII, encoded by the coding sequence ATGAGAAAACATCCGTTCAGTAAGCTGCTCACTCATGCACTGACCGTCGTGGGAATGATCCTGGCGTTATGGACCGGATTGGCCTCGGCAGCGGTTGACAAAGGGGCGGATTCTCCTGCCTTGCTTAAAGCGATCAATGCTTCGCCTGATGGCTATCAGGTTGAGATTGCTGCGGATAGAGCACTGACATTCACTTATTATAAAACATCAAATCCGCATCGGGCAGTGATCGATCTTGCTCAGGCTGATGCCGGAGAACTGCCGAAAAACATGGAAGTTAATGCCGGCATTATCAAGAGGATCAATGTCACCAAACATACTTTCGGGGCAGGTTTTTTGAGCAGGGTCGAGATCGTTCTTGCTGCGGATGAAGAGTTTACCGTAACGCCGAATCCGGAAGATAAAGGCCGCCTTGTTATTGCATTTACAAAGCCCCAAGCGGCCCAGTCTGTAAAGCCCGAAGAACAAAAGCAGGATGAAGTAAAGGTTTCGGAAAAAGCTGCTGAAAGTGCACCTGTGGTCCCTGCTGTTACAGCTGCTGTTGCTCCTGCGTCTCCCAAAACGGCTGCTTCTCCCGATGCTCAACCTGGTAAAAATGAAGCTAACGCCCAGAGTGCATCTCCCGCAGCCACACTTGTCGCATCTGAAAAGTCAGATAGTGCAGTAATTGAGGTCACAGCGGTCGAAGCTTTAAAAGACTCAATTGAAATCAAGATCAAGGGTCAGGTTTCATTCAAGAGTTTCAGGATGAACAAGCCAGACAGGCTTGTAGTTGATGTCTTCGGGGCGAAAACGTCGATAAAAGCCCAAGCTATCGATCTTAATTCCTTTGGCGTCGGCAAGGTGAGGATTGGTATTAATCCCGATAAGGTACGTCTTGTTTTTGATGCCGCAAAAGACAAGTTACTGCCGAGTCAGGTGACAACTGGCGATGCCGGCCTGAAAGTGATCTTTTCTCCGGTTGGTGAGTCAAATGAATCAAAGGTAAAAGAAGCACCAATTGCAGAAGTTCCTCCAGCTCAAACTGAAGCAACTACCGTAAAGAAAAATCTCAAATCAAGGGGAGCCGGTGTTGTTGAAGCGATTGATTTTGAGGTCAAGGGCGATAATTCACTAATTACGGTAACCGTTAGTGGTTCCTGTGAGCCGGGGCGACCGGTGAAGGTCGCTAAAGGGATGACCTTAACATTCAAAAACTGCCAGATCTCTCGTAAACTCCAGCGGTTCATAGATTCAGGGTCATTTCCGAGTGTTGTTCAAGGCATAACCCCGCTCAGCATCAAGAGAAAAAATAGCAATGACACCAGGCTTATCGTACAGCTCAGGGCTGATGCTCCCAATAAGCTAACTCAGTCCGGTGAAAAATATGTGTGGGAGTTTAAGAATACCAAACTGCCTCCCGCAAAAGTGGATAAGAATGTCCCGGAGCTTTTGTCCGGCGATGTTAAACCCCAGAAATCCTTCATTGGAGAGCCATCAGAAAATGAGCTTGCCGGCGAGACTGGGGTTGAAATCCTGGCCGACGACAAGGCCAATAGTTTTGTTCCGAAGGTGGTTTCTAAAAAGAAATATACTGGCCGCAGAGTTTCACTCGAATTCTCCGATGCAGAAGTGCGCAAAATATTCCAGTTGATTGCCGAGGTCAGTAACCTCAATTTCCTTATTGCTGACGACGTAACCGGCACAATCAGTATCAAGCTGGTCAATGTTCCTTGGGATCAGGCACTGGACGTTATTCTCGAATCCAAAAATCTTGAGATGAAGCGTGAAGGGAACATTGTCCAGATCAAGCCTAAGGGTAAGTTCAAAAGCGCTCAGATTGAAGAGCAGGAAGCAAAGAAAGCTCAGGAACGTGCTTTGCCGCTGGTAACTGAAATCTTTGATGTAAACTTTGCCGATATTGGTGAGGTTCAGGCTCAGTTTGAAAAGATCAGGAGTGAGCGAGGGGTCATTACTAAAGACGGTCGCACCAATCGGGTTATAGTAAAGGATGTCCAGCCAGCGATTGAAGAAATGAAATTCCTGCTTAAAAATGTAGATATGCCTGAGAAGCAGGTGCTTATCGAAGCTCGCATTGTTGAGGCAACCTCAACTTTCTCTCGCGATCTCGGGGTGCAATGGGGGCTCCATTACAAGGATGGCTCGGCATCAATGGCCGGCATTAACAGCATTGACACCGGTTGGGGTGGAGTTATAGGGATCACCCCACCTACTTCAGGTTTTAACTCTTCCAGCACATCCGGCGCATCCATGGGGCTATCATTCGGGAAACTGACCAGCAATATCCAGCTTGATCTCCGTTTGTCTGCTGCAGCCAACGCCGGTCTGGTAAAGATTGTCTCCAGCCCGAAGGTTGTCACCTTGAATAACAAGCAGGCGAAGATTTCCCAAGGCCAGGCAATCTATCTCCCTTCGACTTCAGCAGAAGGAACAAAACAGGATAAAGTCGATGCTACCCTCTCTCTGGAGGTTACGCCGCACATAACTCCCGATGGCACCATATCCATGAAGATCACTGCCAAGAACGATGCGCCGGGTACCGCACCATCCGGGGCAACTGCCGCAGTGAACAAGAAGGAAGCCAATACGGAACTGCTCGTGAAAAATGGTGAAACAACAGTTATCGGCGGTATTTATGTGGACAGCGATACCGAATCCGATTCCGGAGTACCATATCTCATGGATATCCCGCTGCTCGGGTGGTTTTTCAAATCCAACACCAAGGTCAAAACCAAAACCGAATTGCTGATATTTATAACACCGAGAATTATTTGA
- the aroC gene encoding chorismate synthase: protein MIRFLTAGESHGPQLTAIVEGVPSGLSLTEEYINTDLARRQMGYGRGGRMLIEKDTVAIFSGVRWGKTIGSPITLGIQNRDWENWQEKMSPHERFRDERIRVTRSRPGHADLPGAMKYNHSDVRNILERSSARETAARVAVGAVAKALLAQFNIEVSGFVTELAGIKAERKNLPLAALRELAAKSELFTCDADAEAQMKAEIDRVKDAGDTVGGVIEVVVTAVPPGLGSHVQWDRKLDARLAMALMSIQAIKGVEVGSGFDAARNPGSKVHDEIYYESSRVAHGESSGFYRKTNNAGGIEGGISNGEEIVVRAAMKPIPTLYKPLKSVDILTKEPFEATVERSDTCAVPAAAVVAEAMVAIEIANAFQEKFGGDSMEEIERNYRSYIEYLRSF, encoded by the coding sequence ATGATCAGATTTCTTACCGCTGGAGAATCCCACGGGCCGCAGCTGACCGCCATTGTTGAAGGGGTTCCGTCCGGGCTTTCTCTTACCGAGGAGTACATAAACACCGATCTTGCCCGCCGTCAGATGGGGTATGGCCGTGGCGGCAGAATGCTTATCGAAAAAGATACTGTAGCTATTTTCTCAGGTGTTCGCTGGGGTAAAACCATCGGGTCACCGATTACTCTTGGCATCCAGAACCGGGATTGGGAGAACTGGCAGGAGAAGATGTCTCCGCATGAGCGGTTTCGTGATGAGCGGATCAGGGTGACCCGGTCCAGGCCGGGTCATGCCGACCTGCCGGGGGCTATGAAATATAATCATAGCGATGTGCGAAACATCCTCGAACGCTCAAGCGCACGCGAGACTGCCGCTCGCGTTGCTGTGGGGGCAGTTGCCAAGGCTCTGCTGGCGCAGTTCAATATAGAGGTCAGCGGTTTCGTCACTGAACTGGCTGGCATTAAGGCTGAACGCAAGAACCTGCCGCTTGCAGCTCTGCGTGAACTTGCTGCAAAGTCCGAACTGTTTACCTGTGATGCCGATGCGGAAGCGCAGATGAAGGCTGAGATCGACCGGGTAAAGGATGCCGGTGACACAGTTGGCGGCGTTATTGAAGTGGTGGTGACTGCCGTGCCCCCAGGTCTTGGCAGCCATGTGCAGTGGGACAGGAAGCTTGATGCCCGTCTGGCAATGGCACTGATGAGCATTCAGGCGATCAAGGGGGTTGAGGTTGGTAGCGGATTTGATGCTGCGCGCAACCCTGGTTCAAAAGTGCATGACGAAATTTATTACGAATCGAGCCGGGTGGCCCATGGTGAATCCAGCGGTTTTTACCGCAAGACCAACAATGCCGGTGGCATCGAGGGAGGCATTTCCAACGGTGAAGAGATCGTGGTTCGGGCAGCGATGAAGCCGATTCCTACTCTTTACAAACCGCTCAAGTCGGTAGACATCCTTACCAAGGAGCCTTTTGAGGCCACTGTGGAGCGCTCCGATACCTGCGCTGTGCCAGCTGCAGCGGTTGTTGCCGAAGCCATGGTGGCGATAGAGATTGCCAATGCCTTTCAAGAAAAGTTTGGCGGAGACTCCATGGAGGAGATCGAGCGGAATTATCGCAGCTACATAGAATACTTACGCTCATTTTGA